The following are from one region of the Candidatus Dadabacteria bacterium genome:
- a CDS encoding helicase, translating to MIEDHFTPEAAEFIREAITEAHGNEVFFVGKINDNSLVYDVRVFARGNRHAVPAILAAAKTGNVVVHNHPSGNLEPSPQDVAVASAFGNKGVGFYIVDSEVENVYVVIEPFVPGETVRVDNESAREYLLPAGPVARVLGEKYEYRDEQLEVLSNVTDAFNDEYLSMIEAGTGTGKTLSYLVPSILWSINNDERVLISTNTINLQEQLINKDLPLLRDVFPKKFDYALVKGMRNYFCLLRGEAVGQDLFDFIDDGERGSMKDVLEWAKTTTDGSLSDLAFTPPDDVWDRVSAESESCPGMKCPHYSNCFFFKSRRELSRASVLVANHHMLFSDIAIKGTAGPDSDFGIIPRYAKVVFDEAHNIAEAATSHFSLKLSKHGIMKTLSRLRSRKSKGGNKGILSYISHLAQREKDSALRGVFERSGGALAAAVERIEAVSEEVFNSLYGFGAEISGEAAISIRLTEEIVRNEKWTGVEERFGALEKSLFSLENEIGHLLGVVEPSPHADSHIKLTAELGGIAKRSLAFREVIARFFGEGDESHIRWFEGNRRRAAIFCSINLSPLDVSKELSEKLYSKTKTVVMTSASLAVDRNFDFQKKNIGLSDDERFRGLIVDSPFDFRTQSLLLVPADIPEPGRDDYEDSLSRILSDSISITNGNALVLFTSYSSLNRVYEKTGKILEESGFAHISLFKQGEMPRGLLLEKFKTLGNSVLFATDSFWEGVDVPGDSLSMVVICRLPFKVPTDPVTEAKIEYMEKQDIDSFREYILPHAVLRFKQGFGRLIRTKTDRGVVMVLDRRIVSKYYGKFFINSVSGSAFFCGKTEEVLGRMRDFFFRAEKH from the coding sequence ATGATTGAGGACCACTTTACTCCCGAGGCTGCCGAATTCATCAGGGAGGCGATAACCGAGGCCCACGGAAACGAGGTTTTTTTCGTCGGGAAAATAAACGATAATTCCTTGGTTTACGACGTCAGGGTCTTTGCCCGTGGCAACCGCCATGCGGTTCCGGCGATCCTTGCCGCGGCGAAGACGGGAAACGTGGTTGTGCACAATCATCCCTCGGGCAACCTAGAACCTTCTCCTCAGGATGTGGCCGTTGCCTCGGCTTTCGGAAATAAGGGGGTCGGTTTCTACATAGTGGACAGCGAGGTCGAAAATGTATACGTTGTGATTGAGCCTTTTGTTCCGGGAGAGACGGTACGCGTCGATAATGAATCCGCGAGGGAATACCTTCTGCCGGCAGGTCCCGTGGCCCGGGTTTTGGGAGAGAAATACGAATACCGAGACGAGCAGCTCGAAGTCCTCTCAAACGTAACCGATGCCTTTAACGATGAATACCTGTCGATGATAGAGGCCGGCACGGGTACCGGAAAAACTCTCTCCTATCTCGTCCCCTCCATTCTCTGGTCTATTAACAACGATGAAAGGGTGTTGATCTCTACAAACACTATCAATCTGCAGGAACAGCTGATAAACAAGGATCTTCCGCTCCTTCGGGATGTTTTCCCGAAGAAGTTCGATTACGCGCTTGTTAAGGGAATGAGAAACTATTTCTGTCTTCTGCGCGGCGAAGCCGTGGGACAGGATCTTTTCGATTTTATAGATGACGGAGAAAGAGGATCAATGAAGGACGTACTCGAGTGGGCGAAGACTACCACGGACGGTTCTCTTTCCGACCTTGCCTTCACGCCTCCTGATGACGTGTGGGACAGGGTGTCTGCAGAAAGCGAAAGCTGCCCGGGGATGAAGTGCCCCCACTATTCAAACTGCTTTTTCTTCAAGTCCCGAAGAGAGCTCTCAAGAGCCTCGGTGCTGGTCGCTAACCACCATATGCTTTTCTCCGATATCGCAATAAAAGGGACTGCTGGACCTGATTCGGATTTCGGGATAATTCCCCGCTACGCGAAGGTCGTTTTCGACGAAGCGCACAATATTGCCGAGGCGGCGACTTCGCATTTCAGCCTGAAACTGAGCAAGCACGGGATTATGAAAACCCTCTCGAGGCTCCGCTCCCGGAAAAGCAAAGGCGGGAACAAGGGGATCCTATCCTACATCTCTCATCTTGCACAGAGGGAAAAGGATTCCGCCCTGAGGGGGGTTTTCGAGCGCTCGGGCGGTGCTCTTGCCGCCGCCGTCGAGCGGATCGAAGCCGTGAGCGAAGAAGTGTTTAACTCGCTTTACGGTTTCGGGGCGGAGATATCAGGGGAAGCAGCGATAAGCATTAGGCTTACGGAGGAAATTGTGCGGAATGAGAAATGGACCGGCGTGGAAGAGCGCTTCGGAGCGCTTGAAAAATCTCTTTTCTCGCTTGAAAACGAGATTGGCCACCTTCTGGGAGTGGTTGAGCCCTCACCGCACGCGGATTCCCACATAAAACTCACCGCCGAACTCGGTGGCATTGCTAAAAGATCCCTTGCCTTCCGCGAAGTCATAGCAAGGTTCTTCGGCGAGGGGGACGAGAGTCACATCAGGTGGTTTGAGGGAAACCGTAGACGCGCGGCCATTTTCTGCTCCATCAACCTCTCTCCGCTTGACGTGTCTAAAGAGCTCTCAGAAAAGCTCTACTCAAAGACAAAGACCGTTGTTATGACCTCCGCGTCGCTTGCCGTGGACAGGAATTTCGATTTTCAGAAAAAAAACATTGGGCTTTCGGATGACGAGAGATTCAGGGGACTGATCGTCGATTCCCCGTTTGATTTTCGTACGCAGTCCCTGCTGCTGGTCCCGGCGGACATTCCCGAGCCTGGACGTGATGACTACGAGGATTCTCTCTCGCGGATACTATCCGACTCCATTTCCATAACGAACGGAAACGCCTTGGTGCTTTTTACGTCTTATTCTTCGCTTAACAGGGTTTACGAAAAGACAGGGAAGATCCTTGAGGAGAGCGGATTCGCGCACATCTCCCTTTTTAAACAGGGAGAGATGCCCAGAGGTCTGCTGCTTGAGAAATTCAAAACGCTTGGAAACTCGGTGCTTTTCGCGACCGACAGTTTCTGGGAGGGGGTTGACGTCCCTGGGGATTCCCTGAGTATGGTCGTTATATGCAGGCTTCCTTTCAAGGTTCCAACGGATCCCGTTACGGAGGCGAAAATCGAGTACATGGAAAAACAGGATATCGATTCGTTTCGCGAGTACATACTTCCCCACGCAGTTCTGAGATTCAAGCAGGGTTTCGGGAGGCTCATACGCACGAAGACTGACCGCGGCGTGGTCATGGTTCTTGACAGACGCATAGTGTCAAAGTATTACGGGAAGTTCTTTATAAACTCCGTTTCGGGGAGCGCTTTTTTCTGCGGGAAAACGGAAGAAGTCCTGGGGAGAATGCGGGATTTTTTCTTCAGAGCAGAGAAGCACTGA
- the rpiA gene encoding ribose-5-phosphate isomerase RpiA translates to MSGKEELKKAAGVRAVDFVYTGMLVGLGTGSTAEFAIEELSKRIRDGRLSNISCVPSSKRTKDFAHSLGLHLVELDSARKIDVTIDGADEIDSDFNLIKGGGGALLREKILAQNSERNIIVADESKLSKRLGERFPVPVEVLEFALEAEKGYLESLGGAARLRLTRNGSPFLTDQGNFIVDWGFGEISDPSFFADRLSKRAGIVEHGLFVGVASDIIIGFAGGVEHLVPGEAA, encoded by the coding sequence ATGAGCGGAAAGGAAGAACTTAAAAAGGCTGCGGGCGTAAGAGCTGTTGACTTTGTTTATACCGGGATGCTCGTTGGTCTCGGTACTGGGTCAACGGCCGAGTTTGCCATAGAGGAGCTTTCAAAACGGATAAGGGACGGCAGACTCTCGAACATATCCTGCGTTCCAAGTTCCAAGAGAACGAAAGATTTCGCTCATTCCTTGGGCCTTCATCTCGTTGAGCTTGATTCGGCAAGAAAGATTGACGTAACTATTGACGGAGCAGATGAAATCGACTCCGACTTCAATCTTATAAAAGGGGGCGGAGGCGCCCTTTTGAGAGAAAAAATACTTGCCCAGAACAGCGAGAGAAACATAATCGTCGCTGACGAGTCGAAGCTCTCAAAGCGGCTGGGAGAGCGTTTTCCCGTGCCCGTCGAGGTGCTTGAATTCGCCCTCGAAGCTGAAAAAGGTTACCTTGAGAGCCTTGGAGGAGCGGCGCGCTTGCGGCTTACTCGGAACGGTTCTCCGTTTTTGACGGATCAGGGTAATTTTATTGTCGACTGGGGTTTTGGAGAGATTAGTGATCCTTCTTTTTTCGCCGATCGTCTGTCAAAAAGGGCCGGGATAGTTGAACACGGTCTTTTTGTGGGGGTCGCAAGCGATATCATAATAGGTTTTGCGGGAGGAGTGGAGCATCTTGTCCCAGGTGAAGCGGCTTGA
- the tkt gene encoding transketolase, whose product MFPRGFLPEDEELESLVINCIRTLAMDAVQKAKSGHPGTPMALAPAAFVLFDKFLRHNPQNPNWPNRDRFVLSAGHASMLLYATLYINGYDISIDDMKKFRSLHSLCPGHPELGITAGVETTTGPLGQGVSNSVGMAIAGKWLSEHFNRPGHNIVDHLVYSICSDGDMMEGISSEAASIAGHLGLGNLIWIYDSNSITIEGSTSLAYSEDTEMRFGSYNWHVEKVEDANDLKEIEGALVRARSETEKPSIVILKSQIAYGSPNKQNTCEAHGAPLGDEEVQLTKEFYGWDAPGDFHVPPEILSYREETIAKGSETEALWTENFRKYSNEYPELAHEFEMLEKRKLPEGWDSDIPSFPYPADPVATRSANSSVINAIGKKVPWFMGGAADVGSSTKTYLKCTTSFSAEDREGRNFHFGVREHSMAAIASGMCLSGLRAYASTYFVFADYMKPSMRLAALMKLPVIYIFTHDSIGVGEDGPTHQPIEHLAALRVTPNIDVIRPCDANELAILWKHVMGLSDRPAAFVLTRQNVPVIDRDCYAAAEGALAGGYVIADSDGTPDIILISTGSEVHICLEVYEKLRETGVNPRVVSLPCWSLFEAQPQEYRDSVLPPSVRVRISVEAGATFGWEKFTGSGPNAKAYGIDCFGESAPYQDVMNNFGFNAETILKECLELLGN is encoded by the coding sequence ATGTTCCCGCGTGGATTTCTCCCCGAGGATGAAGAATTGGAAAGCCTTGTAATCAACTGCATAAGAACACTCGCCATGGACGCTGTCCAGAAAGCTAAATCCGGCCACCCGGGAACCCCGATGGCCCTAGCTCCAGCGGCTTTCGTGCTTTTCGACAAGTTCTTGCGGCATAACCCCCAGAATCCGAACTGGCCCAACCGTGACCGCTTCGTACTTTCCGCAGGTCACGCTTCCATGCTCCTCTACGCTACTCTTTACATAAACGGATACGACATCTCGATTGACGACATGAAGAAATTCAGAAGCCTTCACAGCCTCTGCCCCGGTCATCCGGAGCTTGGAATCACCGCCGGAGTCGAGACCACAACCGGACCTCTGGGCCAAGGAGTCTCCAATTCGGTCGGAATGGCCATAGCGGGCAAATGGCTTTCGGAGCACTTTAACCGACCCGGTCACAACATCGTAGACCACCTCGTGTACTCGATCTGCAGCGACGGGGACATGATGGAGGGCATTTCCTCAGAAGCCGCATCAATAGCGGGTCATCTGGGGCTTGGAAACCTGATCTGGATATACGACAGCAACAGCATAACCATCGAGGGCAGCACCTCGCTTGCGTATTCAGAGGATACGGAAATGCGCTTCGGTTCCTACAACTGGCATGTGGAAAAAGTCGAGGACGCAAACGATCTTAAGGAAATAGAAGGAGCCCTTGTGCGTGCACGGTCCGAAACCGAGAAACCCTCAATTGTCATACTCAAAAGCCAGATAGCCTACGGAAGCCCGAACAAGCAGAACACGTGTGAGGCTCACGGAGCACCGCTTGGAGATGAGGAAGTCCAGCTTACGAAGGAGTTTTACGGATGGGACGCCCCGGGGGATTTTCACGTCCCCCCCGAAATCCTCTCCTACAGGGAGGAGACTATCGCTAAGGGAAGCGAGACCGAAGCGCTTTGGACTGAGAACTTCAGGAAGTACTCAAACGAATATCCAGAACTCGCTCACGAGTTCGAGATGCTTGAGAAAAGAAAACTGCCCGAGGGATGGGACAGCGATATCCCGTCTTTTCCCTATCCGGCCGACCCGGTTGCGACGCGCTCTGCGAACTCAAGCGTAATTAACGCCATCGGGAAAAAGGTGCCTTGGTTCATGGGCGGCGCCGCAGACGTGGGTTCCTCGACGAAAACCTATCTTAAGTGCACAACAAGCTTTTCCGCAGAGGACCGTGAGGGAAGGAACTTTCATTTCGGAGTCAGGGAACATTCAATGGCTGCGATAGCAAGCGGCATGTGTCTTAGCGGACTCAGAGCTTACGCCTCGACCTATTTCGTCTTTGCCGATTACATGAAACCTTCAATGAGGCTTGCTGCCTTGATGAAACTACCCGTCATCTACATTTTCACCCATGACAGCATAGGGGTAGGCGAAGACGGACCCACGCACCAGCCCATAGAACACCTCGCGGCCCTGAGGGTGACACCCAACATCGACGTCATCCGACCCTGCGACGCGAACGAGCTTGCGATTCTGTGGAAACACGTGATGGGACTTTCTGACCGTCCCGCAGCGTTCGTTCTCACAAGACAGAATGTTCCGGTAATAGACAGAGATTGTTACGCCGCGGCCGAGGGAGCGCTTGCTGGCGGATACGTGATAGCGGATTCAGACGGCACGCCCGACATCATACTGATATCAACGGGTTCTGAAGTCCACATCTGCCTTGAAGTGTATGAAAAACTGCGTGAGACTGGAGTAAACCCCAGGGTGGTGAGCCTTCCGTGCTGGAGCCTTTTTGAAGCACAGCCCCAGGAGTACAGAGACAGTGTTTTGCCGCCTTCTGTGCGCGTGAGAATCAGCGTCGAGGCCGGAGCAACATTTGGATGGGAAAAATTCACGGGATCGGGCCCTAACGCAAAGGCCTACGGAATAGACTGCTTTGGAGAGTCGGCGCCGTATCAAGATGTGATGAACAACTTCGGTTTCAACGCGGAAACCATCCTCAAGGAATGCCTCGAACTGCTTGGTAACTAA
- the folB gene encoding dihydroneopterin aldolase, whose translation MIIKIENLRLRTIIGIYDWEKETLQDLVINVTIDFDGEKAAASDDIEDTIDYKAMNKKIISFVETNSFNLLERVAAGICDIVFEDPAVRWASVKVEKPGALRFADSVSVTEARER comes from the coding sequence ATGATAATAAAAATCGAAAACCTGAGGCTTCGCACGATAATAGGGATTTATGACTGGGAGAAGGAAACCCTCCAGGACCTAGTTATAAACGTCACTATCGATTTTGACGGGGAAAAAGCTGCGGCGAGCGACGATATAGAAGATACTATTGACTACAAGGCCATGAACAAAAAGATCATAAGCTTTGTAGAGACAAACAGTTTTAATCTGCTTGAGAGAGTCGCCGCCGGCATATGCGATATAGTTTTTGAGGACCCCGCGGTCAGGTGGGCTTCTGTAAAGGTGGAAAAACCCGGAGCGCTCCGCTTTGCCGACTCCGTCTCGGTGACCGAAGCAAGAGAGAGATAG
- a CDS encoding DUF4186 domain-containing protein has product MDKEKNGGEKSLENVFRRLRRSRFRSGFKLNPKEVLYLREKGLPAVLSHGRDFLQKRLAPALPANDGKQTPWGGHPVFRAQHATATCCRSCLLKWHGIPKGKKLTERELGYILLVIERWLSAQSSTQA; this is encoded by the coding sequence ATGGATAAAGAGAAAAACGGCGGAGAGAAGAGCTTGGAAAATGTTTTCAGAAGGCTCCGCAGATCTCGGTTCCGCTCGGGGTTTAAGCTGAATCCGAAAGAGGTGCTTTATCTCAGGGAAAAGGGGCTTCCTGCGGTGCTTTCGCACGGAAGGGATTTTCTTCAGAAAAGGCTTGCCCCAGCTCTGCCAGCAAACGACGGGAAGCAGACCCCCTGGGGAGGGCATCCGGTGTTTCGGGCCCAGCATGCCACGGCCACGTGCTGTCGAAGTTGTCTTTTGAAGTGGCACGGTATTCCCAAGGGAAAAAAGCTTACGGAACGGGAGCTTGGCTATATTCTTCTGGTGATTGAGAGGTGGCTTTCGGCCCAGAGTAGCACGCAAGCCTAA
- a CDS encoding CBS domain-containing protein: MENLRHILKHKGSSVWSIGPDETVYKALQMMAEKEIGALLVLDGEKVVGIFSERDYARKVILQGRSSANTKISELMIRDVIYGSPDDPIQESMAIMTANKIRHLPVIEDGKLCGMVTSGDIINHIISRQKFEIEALKKYITGGY; this comes from the coding sequence ATGGAAAATCTAAGACACATACTCAAACACAAAGGCAGCAGCGTATGGTCGATAGGGCCGGATGAGACCGTGTACAAAGCCCTTCAGATGATGGCGGAGAAGGAAATAGGGGCTCTGCTCGTGCTTGACGGAGAAAAAGTCGTTGGGATATTCTCCGAGCGCGACTACGCGAGGAAGGTCATACTTCAGGGAAGATCGTCAGCCAACACTAAAATAAGCGAACTTATGATAAGGGATGTCATCTATGGTTCACCCGATGACCCGATTCAGGAAAGCATGGCGATCATGACGGCAAATAAGATAAGACACCTTCCGGTAATAGAAGACGGCAAGCTCTGCGGGATGGTGACAAGCGGCGATATAATAAATCACATCATCTCCCGCCAGAAATTCGAAATTGAAGCGCTTAAAAAATACATAACCGGAGGCTACTGA
- a CDS encoding nitrite reductase, with protein sequence MEPEDMDEETVALPELVKDEIDEFEHQISEYRNGEISEVKFQKIRLQLGVYAQRQEGVQMQRIKIPYGKLSSAQLRRLADVSDKYASGFFHLTTRQDAQLYYVNLETVPDMMRDLASAGITTREACGNTIRNVTASPITGASPTETFDVTPYAEAFKEFMLRNPICQNMGRKFKVCFESNPDVDNAGVRIHDLGFRARVREEDGKRGFQVHVGGGLGASPSLGHLWTEFMPVEEMIPFSASVVRVFDRYGERKVRMKARMKFLVRKLGFDKFKEVVEEERASLEVDPSWNDYLKEIDQEHETPRLNGHDLPEAPGWVEDDPDFAEWRQKNVSPAGVDGYSIVNVRVLLGDVPSDTARALADMIDAFADSSIRITIQQNFVIRWVPDQAIPSLYAGLKETGVSNSGADTFEDVTACPGADTCRLGITSAKGLATKLTSMMGNGLGKYKETLGDLRIKISGCPNACAQHVSASIGFQGASITREGRSVPAEMLFLGGGLYGDDSRLAMPVTKIPTRNAPKVVERLLEIYEREKEDGEHFDLTMKRLGAKYIKEAVSEFNTIPSYEDDPDFYTDWGHEEEKFAVQQGVRGECAGVTVEEKIPVFADAERRLEQAQALFLHGDYEACINELYLACSDSAHVPLYTKLVDPFTPEQTIWEFENLVVRTGETDDKWLDISRKFSEYRDGDASASKAIEFLEVAKSFHSDCEKVQEQLTA encoded by the coding sequence ATGGAGCCAGAAGACATGGATGAAGAGACAGTCGCACTGCCTGAACTTGTAAAGGACGAGATCGACGAGTTTGAGCATCAGATCTCCGAGTACAGGAACGGAGAGATAAGCGAAGTAAAATTCCAGAAGATAAGACTTCAGTTGGGAGTGTACGCCCAGCGTCAGGAAGGAGTCCAGATGCAGAGGATAAAGATTCCCTACGGGAAATTGAGCTCTGCTCAACTAAGAAGGCTTGCGGACGTTTCGGACAAGTACGCAAGCGGTTTCTTTCACCTTACGACCCGTCAGGACGCGCAGCTTTACTATGTCAATCTTGAAACCGTTCCCGACATGATGAGGGATCTTGCGAGCGCGGGAATCACCACCCGAGAGGCATGCGGCAACACCATAAGAAACGTCACGGCTTCCCCTATAACCGGCGCTTCGCCTACAGAAACCTTCGACGTGACTCCTTACGCCGAGGCATTTAAGGAGTTTATGCTCCGCAATCCCATATGCCAGAACATGGGGAGGAAGTTCAAAGTCTGCTTCGAGAGCAATCCTGATGTTGATAACGCCGGAGTGCGCATCCACGATCTGGGTTTTCGTGCTAGGGTCAGGGAAGAGGACGGAAAGCGCGGATTTCAGGTTCACGTGGGCGGCGGGCTCGGCGCTTCACCTTCGCTTGGACATCTTTGGACCGAGTTCATGCCAGTTGAGGAGATGATACCTTTTTCCGCTTCGGTAGTCAGGGTGTTTGACAGGTACGGGGAGAGGAAGGTGCGGATGAAGGCGAGGATGAAATTTCTTGTGAGAAAACTCGGCTTTGATAAGTTCAAGGAGGTAGTCGAGGAAGAGAGGGCTTCGCTTGAGGTTGATCCTTCCTGGAATGACTATCTTAAGGAAATTGACCAGGAGCACGAAACCCCCAGACTGAACGGACATGACCTTCCAGAAGCTCCGGGCTGGGTTGAGGACGACCCGGATTTTGCGGAGTGGCGGCAGAAAAACGTTTCCCCGGCGGGGGTTGACGGATATTCCATCGTTAACGTTAGAGTCCTTCTTGGGGATGTTCCGTCTGATACGGCAAGAGCGCTTGCGGACATGATAGATGCCTTTGCCGACAGTTCAATAAGGATAACGATCCAGCAGAACTTCGTGATCAGGTGGGTTCCGGACCAGGCGATTCCCTCACTTTACGCAGGTCTTAAAGAGACGGGTGTCTCCAACTCGGGTGCGGACACTTTTGAGGATGTAACCGCTTGCCCGGGCGCCGATACCTGCCGTCTGGGCATCACTTCGGCCAAGGGTCTTGCGACTAAGCTTACCAGCATGATGGGTAACGGTCTTGGAAAGTACAAGGAAACTCTCGGGGACCTGAGAATCAAAATATCAGGCTGCCCCAACGCATGTGCCCAGCATGTCTCGGCCAGCATAGGGTTTCAGGGGGCTTCCATAACCAGAGAGGGGAGAAGCGTTCCGGCGGAGATGCTTTTCCTCGGCGGGGGACTTTATGGAGACGACTCGCGTCTTGCCATGCCGGTAACCAAGATTCCGACCAGAAACGCTCCCAAGGTTGTCGAGAGGCTGCTTGAGATATACGAGAGGGAAAAAGAAGACGGCGAGCATTTTGACCTCACGATGAAAAGACTCGGCGCCAAGTACATAAAGGAAGCGGTTTCCGAATTCAACACGATTCCCTCGTATGAGGACGACCCGGACTTTTACACCGACTGGGGGCACGAAGAAGAGAAATTTGCCGTTCAGCAGGGAGTAAGGGGAGAGTGCGCCGGGGTTACCGTCGAAGAGAAAATCCCGGTTTTCGCAGATGCCGAGAGGCGTCTTGAACAGGCTCAGGCCCTTTTCCTCCACGGCGACTACGAAGCGTGCATAAACGAACTTTATCTGGCGTGCTCAGACAGCGCCCATGTTCCCCTCTACACCAAGCTTGTCGATCCGTTCACTCCGGAGCAGACGATATGGGAGTTTGAGAATCTTGTTGTGAGAACTGGGGAAACCGATGATAAGTGGCTTGATATTTCGCGTAAGTTCAGTGAATACAGGGACGGAGACGCCTCGGCGTCAAAAGCCATAGAATTTCTTGAAGTCGCAAAGAGTTTCCACTCAGACTGCGAAAAGGTTCAGGAACAACTGACCGCGTAG
- a CDS encoding SDR family oxidoreductase, which produces MKKAALVTGGAVRIGKEISLNLARKGYDIALHYNSSEKEALATRQLILESGAGCELFRCDLSSPHDARELVPKVMKNFEGLCVLVNNASIFENIGFHDVTPEFLETDMAVNFKAPLFLSQSFSAGTSGGLIVNFLDTRVKKTPVEHFCYNLSKKSLYHLTKMLARELAPGFRVNAICPGAILAPPGQGEDYLRKMARGAPMKRPGSIEDIINAFNYLLENDYVTGECLFVDGGKSLTY; this is translated from the coding sequence ATGAAAAAGGCGGCTTTAGTTACAGGCGGGGCGGTGAGAATAGGAAAGGAAATCTCCCTTAACCTCGCACGAAAGGGCTACGATATCGCCCTTCATTACAATTCCTCTGAAAAAGAAGCCCTTGCTACAAGGCAGCTGATTCTTGAGAGCGGCGCGGGCTGCGAGCTTTTCAGATGCGATCTCTCATCTCCTCATGACGCGAGAGAGCTTGTTCCGAAAGTCATGAAAAACTTTGAGGGACTCTGCGTTCTGGTTAACAATGCCTCGATTTTCGAGAACATCGGGTTCCATGATGTGACCCCGGAGTTTCTTGAAACGGATATGGCCGTAAACTTCAAGGCTCCTTTGTTCCTCTCCCAGTCTTTTTCTGCCGGGACAAGCGGAGGGCTTATCGTTAACTTCCTTGACACTAGGGTTAAGAAAACCCCCGTAGAGCATTTCTGCTACAACCTGAGCAAAAAGAGCCTTTATCACTTAACGAAAATGCTCGCCAGAGAACTCGCTCCCGGTTTCCGTGTAAACGCCATTTGTCCGGGAGCCATTCTTGCGCCTCCGGGGCAGGGGGAAGACTATCTTCGCAAGATGGCTCGTGGTGCTCCGATGAAGCGGCCGGGTTCTATTGAGGATATAATTAACGCGTTTAACTATCTTCTGGAAAATGATTACGTCACCGGAGAGTGTCTCTTTGTTGACGGGGGAAAGAGCCTTACCTATTGA